A single region of the Vicia villosa cultivar HV-30 ecotype Madison, WI linkage group LG4, Vvil1.0, whole genome shotgun sequence genome encodes:
- the LOC131595984 gene encoding WAT1-related protein At1g44800-like, translated as MAETCDKMIKGLRNLKPYLAMVSLQFGYAGMYIITMVSFKHGMSHWVLSVYRHIVATLFMAPFALVLERKIRPKMTLPIFLRLAVLGFLEPVLDQNLYNLGMKNTSTTFASATVNILPAITFIMAIIFRLETVNFRKIHSVAKVVGTVVTVSGAMVMTLYKGPALQIIKGHAGSQHESGSSESSEQNWVLGTIMLISSCCGWASFFILQSFTLKMYPAELSMTAWICFLGIFEGGIATFIFERDMSVWSLGFDSRLLACVYSGIVCSGMAYYIQGVVTRERGPVFVTSFSPLCMIITAALGSIVLAEQTHLGSIIGAIIIVCGLYTVVWGKSKDSVNTIEATQSEGQELPIKDGARTGSDIFESIEVNVPKVGGKNNGKP; from the exons ATGGCAGAAACATGTGATAAAATGATCAAGGGGTTACGCAACTTGAAGCCTTACCTTGCTATGGTGTCCCTTCAATTTGGTTATGCAGGAATGTATATCATCACTATGGTTTCATTCAAGCATGGCATGAGTCATTGGGTTCTCTCCGTCTACCGTCATATTGTCGCTACTCTCTTCATGGCTCCCTTCGCCCTCGTCCTCGAAAG AAAAATTAGGCCAAAGATGACACTCCCAATTTTCTTGAGGTTGGCTGTTCTTGGATTCCTTGA ACCCGTGCTTGATCAGAATTTGTACAACCTGGGAATGAAGAATACTTCAACAACGTTTGCATCTGCCACTGTCAACATTCTCCCAGCTATTACTTTTATAATGGCAATCATTTTCAG GTTAGAAACAGTGAACTTTAGAAAAATCCACAGTGTTGCAAAGGTTGTGGGAACAGTTGTGACTGTATCAGGAGCAATGGTTATGACTTTGTACAAAGGCCCTGCACTTCAAATCATAAAGGGTCATGCAGGAAGTCAACATGAAAGTGGAAGCAGTGAATCCTCTGAACAAAACTGGGTGCTTGGCACTATTATGCTCATTTCAAGTTGTTGCGGTTGGGCTAGTTTCTTTATCTTGCAA TCTTTCACTTTGAAGATGTATCCAGCAGAGCTTTCTATgactgcatggatttgcttcttGGGTATATTTGAAGGTGGAATTGCAACATTTATATTTGAACGTGACATGAGTGTATGGTCATTAGGGTTTGACTCTAGGCTTCTTGCTTGTGTTTACTCT GGTATTGTGTGCTCTGGAATGGCTTACTATATACAAGGTGTTGTGACTAGGGAACGTGGACCTGTGTTTGTTACTTCTTTCAGTCCTTTATGTATGATCATCACAGCTGCATTGGGTTCTATTGTCTTAGCTGAACAAACTCACTTGGGAAG TATAATTGGAGCTATTATCATTGTGTGTGGACTATACACTGTGGTGTGGGGGAAAAGCAAAGATAGTGTGAATACAATTGAAGCAACACAAAGTGAGGGACAAGAGTTGCCAATAAAGGATGGAGCAAGAACAGGGTCAGACATTTTTGAAAGTATTGAGGTCAACGTTCCTAAGGTTGGAGGAAAGAATAATGGCAAACCATAA